In one Corynebacterium bovis DSM 20582 = CIP 54.80 genomic region, the following are encoded:
- a CDS encoding FxsA family protein, with translation MPLVPLLVYVVVEILAFVLLTSWIGVGWTVLLLVGLFVLGVVLAARQFRAVARRALRDTRHPGAITADAALLLVGSVGVALPGVVTTVLGLVLIVPWTRAGVRRLLGSAVRRRLERFGGSSFATVTGFGMRGAADGTGGRGADTAAGPSARRGGSATAPGRGARGGRPPGWGEIIDHRDDEFDR, from the coding sequence ATGCCCCTCGTCCCCCTGCTCGTCTACGTCGTCGTCGAGATTCTCGCGTTCGTGCTGCTCACGTCGTGGATCGGCGTCGGCTGGACGGTGCTTCTCCTCGTCGGCCTCTTCGTCCTCGGCGTCGTGCTCGCGGCCCGGCAGTTCCGCGCCGTCGCCCGCCGGGCGCTGCGGGACACGCGCCACCCGGGGGCCATCACGGCGGATGCGGCGTTGCTGCTCGTCGGCTCGGTCGGGGTCGCGCTGCCGGGGGTGGTGACGACGGTCCTCGGGCTCGTGCTCATCGTCCCGTGGACGCGCGCCGGTGTCCGCCGGCTGCTCGGCTCCGCGGTGCGGCGTCGCCTCGAACGGTTCGGCGGGTCGTCGTTCGCCACCGTCACCGGGTTCGGGATGCGCGGCGCCGCCGACGGCACCGGGGGACGCGGCGCGGACACCGCCGCCGGCCCGTCCGCCCGACGGGGCGGCTCCGCGACGGCCCCCGGGCGGGGTGCCCGCGGCGGACGCCCGCCGGGGTGGGGCGAGATCATCGACCACCGCGACGACGAGTTCGACCGGTGA
- the lnt gene encoding apolipoprotein N-acyltransferase: MTALRRVLAHTLLAAGAGLAVFATYQPTGMWWAGVPGVALLMWVVLRSRSVRGVVWLTWVQGLVTYLLLLPWIGEFVGASAWIALAVVESLYSAVLGLGLAALVPWWRSGRRRGPVVVVTAAWFVAVEWFRSTWPFGGFPWGRMAWGQVGGPITPWVSVAGPALVTFMLVVAGLGVLTLVERRWVAGGVPVVVALGGGLLLGAVAVPGVNSTGTGDSGGDDGAPRTVNVAAIQGNVPQLGLDFAQQRRAVLDNHVRRTRELADRVRAGEAPQPDIVIWPENSSDVSPFSDPTAAALIDGAAADVGAPILVGTLSRDDVGPKNTMVVWNPDGTGPADTHSKRYLQPFGEYMPFRDLLRKVSPYVDRAGNFTPGDDDGVVGMAGVDVGVATCYEVAFDGAFRDAVTAGAQLLAVPTNNATFGFTDMTYQQLAMSRMRAVEYDRAVVVAATSGVSAIVEPDGTVAQRSEIFRGAVLQADLPLPDPGAPGGTVTLSARVGPGVEYALAALGLGAVVVAGAAGVSSRRASARTGRPRRTARPARTGSRPARARRTAGARNND; this comes from the coding sequence GTGACGGCCCTGCGCCGCGTCCTCGCCCACACCCTCCTCGCCGCGGGCGCGGGCCTGGCGGTGTTCGCGACCTACCAGCCGACGGGGATGTGGTGGGCCGGGGTGCCGGGTGTCGCGCTGCTCATGTGGGTGGTGCTGCGCAGCCGGAGTGTCCGCGGGGTCGTGTGGCTGACGTGGGTGCAGGGGCTCGTGACGTACCTGCTGCTCCTGCCGTGGATCGGCGAGTTCGTCGGCGCGTCGGCGTGGATCGCCCTCGCGGTCGTCGAGTCGCTGTACAGCGCGGTGCTGGGTCTCGGCCTCGCCGCGCTCGTGCCGTGGTGGCGGTCCGGGCGCCGGCGCGGGCCGGTCGTCGTCGTCACCGCGGCGTGGTTCGTCGCCGTCGAGTGGTTCCGGTCGACGTGGCCGTTCGGCGGGTTCCCGTGGGGGAGGATGGCCTGGGGGCAGGTCGGGGGCCCGATCACCCCGTGGGTCTCCGTCGCCGGCCCCGCGCTCGTCACGTTCATGCTGGTCGTGGCGGGTCTGGGGGTGCTCACCCTCGTCGAGCGGCGGTGGGTGGCCGGGGGCGTGCCGGTCGTCGTCGCCCTCGGCGGGGGTCTGCTGCTCGGGGCGGTGGCGGTGCCCGGGGTCAACAGCACGGGCACGGGGGACTCCGGGGGTGACGACGGAGCGCCCCGGACGGTGAACGTCGCCGCGATCCAGGGCAACGTCCCCCAGCTCGGCCTGGACTTCGCCCAGCAGCGGCGGGCGGTGCTCGACAACCACGTACGGCGGACCCGGGAGCTCGCCGACCGGGTGCGCGCCGGGGAGGCCCCGCAGCCGGACATCGTCATCTGGCCGGAGAACTCGTCGGACGTCAGCCCGTTCTCCGACCCGACGGCCGCCGCGCTCATCGACGGGGCCGCCGCGGACGTCGGCGCCCCGATCCTCGTCGGCACCCTGTCGCGGGACGACGTCGGGCCGAAGAACACGATGGTGGTGTGGAACCCGGACGGGACCGGCCCGGCGGACACGCACTCGAAGCGGTACCTCCAGCCGTTCGGGGAGTACATGCCGTTCCGGGACCTGCTGCGGAAGGTGAGTCCCTACGTGGACCGGGCGGGGAACTTCACGCCGGGGGACGACGACGGCGTGGTCGGCATGGCGGGCGTCGACGTCGGTGTCGCGACGTGTTACGAGGTGGCGTTCGACGGTGCGTTCCGCGACGCGGTCACCGCCGGGGCCCAGCTCCTCGCCGTGCCGACGAACAACGCGACGTTCGGGTTCACGGACATGACCTACCAGCAGCTCGCGATGAGCCGGATGCGGGCGGTCGAGTACGACCGGGCCGTCGTCGTCGCGGCGACGTCGGGTGTCTCGGCGATCGTCGAGCCGGACGGCACGGTCGCCCAGCGGTCGGAGATCTTCCGCGGGGCGGTGCTCCAGGCGGACCTCCCGCTTCCGGACCCGGGCGCCCCCGGTGGTACTGTCACCCTGTCTGCGCGGGTCGGGCCGGGGGTCGAGTATGCCCTCGCCGCCCTCGGACTCGGAGCGGTCGTCGTGGCCGGAGCCGCCGGGGTGTCCTCGCGGCGCGCCTCGGCGCGCACGGGGCGACCGCGGCGGACGGCACGCCCGGCACGGACGGGTTCACGACCGGCGAGAGCGCGCCGCACCGCGGGCGCGAGGAACAACGACTGA
- a CDS encoding DEAD/DEAH box helicase produces the protein MSSETPHASGPPDPDPDAPTTPPTSPSPDAAATAPTVAAFREHYGFPLDAFQVEAVEAVDAGRSVLVCAPTGAGKTVVGEFAVFTALRHGGTCFYTTPIKALSNQKYHDLVARYGEADVGLLTGDVSVNGDAPVVVMTTEVLRNMIYSGSPRLDSLTHVVMDEVHFLADRSRGPVWEEAILTLDPRVLLVSLSATVSNAEEFGGWLRTVRGDTDIVVTTHRPVPLHQHLMVGTRVLPLFTGDTDDLGAVNRAAVAAAATAEKQGRRRGTKRSDAVMRLRGDGMLPAIYFIFSRAGCDGAVRQLLVDRIDLVTPEQREEILRTVDAGVDGIGREDLGILGFRQWRRALSHGFAAHHAGMLPAFRHIVEDLFSRGLVKVCFATETLALGINMPARSVVLEKLVKYNGEAHVDLTPAQYTQLTGRAGRRGTDTVGHAVVLWSPGMDPYAVADLASTRSYPLDSTFRPGYNMAVNLIATKGYDDAHRILERSFAQYQIDGTVVERAEQVERRRRDLDEARRALEAAVGRVAPPAVDGTDAVEELLDYAELRRLLSHEERRAKRTAGDERRAETTAMLADRGFGDIIVLPTGRDPDVAVVVRPDGNRRDPRPWIVTEDGWCGPVSADVFRNVPLAVGHMALPRGAQKSPRRLARSVAATLRRQHVDKPRSLKVTARGSTRAASDLRDRVHTHPVHAWPDREQLVAPATQLLKARRRLDHELGEAGPDADTLGRTFDRILDLLRELDYVDGRGPDTAVTVEGQRLARVHHESDLLVAQCLRRGVWDHLDPAELAAAVSTCVFEIRREVPVAGAGPGLPTEPLTAAVEDVIRIHRELTSDEERHRLPVTRPPEPAFAAALHQWTAGAPLDYCLRAAEAAGAPMTPGDFVRWCRRVTDLLSQITQTGYSDEVRAGARAAARALNRGVVAVGA, from the coding sequence ATGTCCTCTGAGACCCCGCACGCCTCCGGACCCCCGGACCCCGACCCGGACGCCCCGACCACCCCGCCGACGTCCCCGTCCCCGGACGCCGCGGCGACCGCTCCCACGGTGGCCGCGTTCCGTGAGCACTACGGTTTCCCCCTCGACGCGTTCCAGGTCGAGGCCGTCGAGGCGGTCGACGCGGGCCGGAGCGTCCTCGTGTGCGCGCCGACGGGCGCGGGGAAGACCGTGGTGGGGGAGTTCGCGGTGTTCACCGCGCTGCGCCACGGCGGCACGTGCTTCTACACCACCCCGATCAAGGCGCTGAGCAACCAGAAGTACCACGACCTCGTCGCCCGCTACGGGGAGGCGGACGTCGGGCTCCTCACCGGTGACGTGTCGGTCAACGGTGACGCCCCCGTCGTCGTCATGACGACCGAGGTCCTCCGCAACATGATCTACTCCGGCTCCCCGCGGCTGGACTCCCTGACCCACGTCGTCATGGACGAGGTCCACTTCCTCGCCGACCGTTCCCGCGGACCGGTGTGGGAGGAGGCGATCCTCACCCTCGACCCCCGGGTCCTCCTCGTGTCCCTCTCGGCGACGGTGAGCAACGCCGAGGAGTTCGGCGGCTGGCTCCGCACGGTCCGCGGGGACACGGACATCGTCGTCACCACCCACCGGCCGGTGCCGCTGCACCAGCACCTCATGGTCGGCACGCGGGTCCTGCCGCTGTTCACGGGGGACACCGACGATCTCGGCGCGGTCAACCGCGCGGCCGTCGCGGCGGCGGCCACGGCGGAGAAGCAGGGCCGCCGGCGGGGGACGAAGCGGTCCGACGCCGTCATGCGCCTCCGCGGCGACGGCATGCTCCCGGCGATCTACTTCATCTTCTCGCGGGCGGGCTGCGACGGCGCGGTCCGGCAGCTGCTCGTCGACCGCATCGACCTCGTCACCCCGGAGCAGCGGGAGGAGATCCTGCGTACCGTCGACGCCGGCGTGGACGGCATCGGCCGGGAGGACCTCGGGATCCTCGGGTTCCGGCAGTGGCGGCGGGCCCTGTCCCACGGGTTCGCCGCCCACCACGCGGGGATGCTCCCGGCCTTCCGGCACATCGTCGAGGACCTGTTCTCCCGGGGCCTCGTGAAGGTGTGCTTCGCGACGGAGACCCTCGCGCTGGGCATCAACATGCCGGCGCGCAGCGTCGTCCTCGAGAAGCTGGTGAAGTACAACGGCGAGGCGCACGTCGACCTCACCCCGGCCCAGTACACCCAGCTCACCGGGCGGGCGGGGCGACGGGGGACCGACACCGTCGGCCACGCCGTCGTCCTGTGGTCGCCGGGGATGGACCCCTACGCGGTCGCGGACCTCGCCTCGACCCGGTCGTACCCCCTGGACTCGACGTTCCGCCCCGGCTACAACATGGCCGTCAACCTCATCGCGACGAAGGGGTACGACGACGCCCACCGGATCCTCGAACGCTCCTTCGCCCAGTACCAGATCGACGGCACGGTCGTGGAGCGCGCGGAGCAGGTCGAGCGCCGGCGGCGGGACCTAGACGAGGCGCGGCGGGCCCTCGAGGCGGCCGTCGGCCGCGTCGCCCCGCCGGCGGTGGACGGCACCGACGCCGTCGAGGAGCTGCTCGACTACGCCGAGCTCCGCCGGCTGCTCAGCCACGAGGAACGGCGGGCGAAGCGCACGGCCGGGGACGAGCGCCGCGCGGAGACCACGGCGATGCTCGCCGACCGGGGGTTCGGGGACATCATCGTCCTGCCCACGGGCCGCGACCCGGACGTCGCCGTCGTCGTCCGGCCCGACGGCAACCGCCGCGACCCCCGGCCGTGGATCGTCACCGAGGACGGCTGGTGCGGTCCGGTCAGTGCCGACGTCTTCCGGAACGTCCCCCTCGCGGTCGGCCACATGGCCCTGCCGCGGGGCGCGCAGAAGTCGCCGCGCCGGCTCGCCCGGTCAGTCGCCGCGACCCTGCGCCGGCAGCACGTCGACAAGCCGCGGTCGCTCAAGGTCACGGCCCGCGGCTCGACCCGGGCGGCGTCCGACCTCCGCGACCGGGTCCACACCCACCCGGTGCACGCCTGGCCCGACCGGGAGCAGCTCGTGGCCCCGGCGACGCAGCTGCTCAAGGCCCGCCGCCGGCTCGACCACGAACTCGGCGAGGCCGGGCCGGACGCCGACACCCTCGGCCGGACCTTCGACCGCATCCTCGACCTCCTCCGCGAACTCGACTACGTCGACGGCCGCGGGCCGGACACCGCGGTCACCGTCGAGGGGCAGCGGCTCGCCCGCGTGCACCACGAGTCGGACCTCCTCGTCGCCCAGTGCCTCCGGCGCGGCGTGTGGGACCACCTCGACCCGGCGGAACTCGCCGCCGCGGTGAGCACGTGCGTGTTCGAGATCCGCCGCGAGGTCCCCGTCGCCGGGGCCGGGCCCGGCCTGCCCACCGAGCCGCTCACCGCGGCCGTGGAGGACGTCATCCGGATCCACCGCGAGCTCACGAGCGACGAGGAACGCCACCGCCTCCCGGTCACCCGGCCCCCGGAGCCGGCGTTCGCCGCGGCACTGCACCAGTGGACCGCCGGGGCGCCGCTGGACTACTGCCTCCGGGCGGCGGAGGCGGCGGGCGCCCCGATGACGCCCGGCGACTTCGTCCGGTGGTGCCGGCGGGTCACCGACCTGCTCAGCCAGATCACCCAGACCGGGTACTCGGACGAGGTCCGCGCCGGTGCGCGCGCCGCGGCGCGGGCGCTCAACCGGGGGGTCGTCGCCGTCGGGGCGTGA
- a CDS encoding WYL domain-containing protein yields MTLTAQEQFIRTASLLAWFRDRPRASLMEASRRFGVPVAQIRHELKQVSDCGIPGYYPGSLVEVSLDRMTATVDFAAGLDGPLQLTTMEAGVLLFCLEALGSTLPEEERSDVDGAARAVRRLLRSRRGAGARGGVVTGGDGAAGDGAGGDGPGGAGSGGEGDDDARSAGAGSTSDDAGAGADVGGGPRDGADTAAVLTRAVADRRVLAVDYLSLSSDVRSTRLLVPDHVGIVEGRTYLWAREWTPADADPGAVPGTLPGTTPDAVPDAVPASAVGPQRTWAVARIRGVRALDVEAPPAVLPDVDPEDPFGFAGHDAWATLTLAPSGAWMYEYFPVWHVDGEDDGVVTIADTGEWLDRFLVAYSPEIVDVAPPDVAERVRERARRALGVYGAD; encoded by the coding sequence GTGACCCTCACCGCCCAGGAACAGTTCATCCGCACCGCCTCGTTGCTCGCGTGGTTCCGCGACCGTCCGCGGGCGTCGCTCATGGAGGCGTCGCGCCGGTTCGGCGTCCCGGTGGCGCAGATCCGCCACGAGCTCAAGCAGGTCAGCGACTGCGGCATCCCCGGCTACTACCCGGGGTCGCTCGTCGAGGTGAGCCTCGACCGGATGACCGCGACGGTCGACTTCGCCGCCGGCCTCGACGGGCCCCTGCAGCTGACGACGATGGAGGCCGGGGTCCTCCTGTTCTGTCTCGAGGCGCTGGGCAGCACGCTGCCGGAGGAGGAGCGGTCGGACGTCGACGGGGCGGCCCGGGCGGTCCGCCGGCTCCTGCGCAGCCGTCGCGGGGCCGGGGCGCGCGGCGGGGTGGTCACCGGGGGAGACGGCGCCGCCGGGGACGGTGCAGGTGGGGACGGTCCCGGGGGTGCGGGGTCCGGGGGAGAGGGGGACGACGACGCCCGCAGCGCCGGCGCCGGCTCCACGTCCGACGACGCGGGGGCCGGGGCGGACGTCGGGGGCGGTCCCCGGGACGGCGCGGACACCGCCGCCGTCCTCACCCGGGCGGTCGCGGACCGGCGGGTGCTCGCCGTCGACTACCTGTCCCTGTCGTCGGACGTCCGGTCGACCCGCCTGCTCGTCCCGGACCACGTCGGCATCGTCGAGGGCCGGACCTACCTGTGGGCGCGGGAGTGGACCCCGGCGGACGCGGACCCCGGGGCCGTGCCCGGTACGCTCCCGGGCACCACGCCCGACGCCGTGCCCGACGCGGTGCCGGCCTCCGCGGTCGGCCCGCAGCGGACGTGGGCCGTCGCCCGGATCCGTGGGGTCCGGGCCCTCGACGTGGAGGCCCCGCCGGCCGTGCTCCCGGACGTCGACCCGGAGGACCCCTTCGGCTTCGCCGGCCACGACGCGTGGGCGACGCTCACCCTCGCGCCGTCGGGGGCGTGGATGTACGAGTACTTCCCGGTGTGGCACGTCGACGGGGAGGACGACGGCGTCGTGACCATCGCGGACACGGGGGAGTGGCTCGACCGGTTCCTCGTGGCGTACTCCCCCGAAATCGTGGACGTCGCCCCGCCGGACGTGGCGGAACGGGTACGTGAACGCGCCCGGCGGGCGCTCGGCGTGTACGGTGCTGACTGA
- a CDS encoding SDR family NAD(P)-dependent oxidoreductase has protein sequence MSRIALFGATSEIGGEIAVRLATDDDGRGNSVVLAARRPEALADLRARLLAAGAAEVETVFFDAADCPAQEEVVDRIEAGGAVDTAVAAFGVLGDQEAAESDPAEVERILHTDFTAQAVLLTLLAARMRRRGRGTLVAFSSVAGARVRRPNYVYGSAKAGLDGFCQGMQDALAGTGVRLLLVRPGFVVGRMTAGMTPAPMSSTPAQVADATVRALGRPGGVRADAVWIPARLGVLAAVTHVVPRWLWRRAPR, from the coding sequence GTGAGCCGCATCGCGCTGTTCGGGGCGACGAGCGAGATCGGCGGCGAGATCGCCGTGCGCCTCGCCACGGACGACGACGGCCGCGGCAACAGCGTGGTCCTCGCCGCCCGCCGCCCCGAGGCCCTCGCCGACCTGCGCGCCCGGCTCCTCGCGGCGGGCGCGGCCGAGGTGGAGACGGTGTTCTTCGACGCGGCGGACTGCCCGGCGCAGGAGGAGGTCGTCGACCGGATCGAGGCCGGGGGAGCGGTCGACACCGCCGTGGCCGCCTTCGGCGTCCTCGGTGACCAGGAGGCCGCCGAGAGCGACCCGGCGGAGGTGGAGCGGATCCTCCACACGGACTTCACGGCGCAGGCGGTCCTGCTCACGCTGCTCGCCGCCCGGATGCGCCGCCGGGGCCGCGGGACGCTCGTCGCGTTCTCGTCCGTCGCCGGGGCGCGGGTGCGCCGCCCGAACTACGTCTACGGCTCGGCGAAGGCGGGGCTCGACGGCTTCTGCCAGGGGATGCAGGACGCCCTGGCGGGCACCGGGGTGCGGCTGCTCCTCGTCCGGCCGGGGTTCGTCGTCGGCCGGATGACCGCGGGGATGACGCCCGCCCCGATGTCGTCGACGCCCGCGCAGGTCGCCGACGCCACCGTCCGGGCGCTGGGCCGCCCCGGCGGGGTGCGCGCCGACGCGGTGTGGATCCCCGCCCGCCTCGGCGTGCTCGCCGCGGTGACGCACGTCGTCCCCCGGTGGCTCTGGCGGCGGGCCCCCCGCTGA
- the tatC gene encoding twin-arginine translocase subunit TatC — translation MSTAPGQRRVRLPRRRKRSPDGTMSLVEHVKEFRRRLLISLAALAVGTILGYIWYSTRVGPVPSLAEILTAPYCSVPAEQRFGSSSGDCRLLATSPFEMFILRLKVGALAGAVFSSPVWLTQIWGFITPGLKKNERRWTLSFVVLATLLFTAGAVLAYFILAYGLEFLLTIGDKAQIAALTGEKYFSFALHLLLIFGVSFEVPLITAMLNLAGILSYEQLRSKRRYIITVMFIFAAFATPGQDPFSMIVLALALCLMMETATQFAHVNDRRRKRKVQGWLDLDDTEASPVEAAAPVAPSPAPAPAPRPTATGPATTGPAGPTGTGTTGPHTPDDGYFDDVL, via the coding sequence ATGAGCACTGCACCCGGCCAGAGGAGGGTCCGCCTGCCGCGGCGGCGGAAGCGGTCCCCGGATGGGACGATGTCCCTCGTCGAGCACGTCAAGGAGTTCCGGCGACGGCTGCTCATCTCCCTCGCCGCGCTCGCGGTCGGGACCATCCTCGGCTACATCTGGTACTCGACGCGCGTCGGCCCGGTGCCGAGCCTCGCCGAGATCCTCACCGCCCCGTACTGCAGCGTCCCGGCCGAGCAGCGGTTCGGCAGCTCGTCGGGTGACTGCCGCCTGCTGGCGACGAGCCCGTTCGAGATGTTCATCCTCCGGCTCAAGGTCGGCGCGCTCGCCGGCGCGGTGTTCTCCTCCCCGGTGTGGCTCACCCAGATCTGGGGGTTCATCACCCCCGGGCTGAAGAAGAACGAGCGCCGGTGGACGCTCTCCTTCGTCGTCCTCGCGACCCTCCTGTTCACCGCCGGTGCGGTCCTCGCGTACTTCATCCTCGCGTACGGCCTGGAGTTCCTCCTCACCATCGGCGACAAGGCGCAGATCGCGGCGCTGACGGGTGAGAAGTACTTCAGCTTCGCCCTCCACCTGCTGCTCATCTTCGGGGTAAGCTTCGAGGTCCCGCTCATCACGGCGATGCTCAACCTCGCCGGCATCCTGTCGTACGAGCAGCTCCGCAGCAAGCGGCGCTACATCATCACGGTGATGTTCATCTTCGCGGCGTTCGCGACCCCGGGGCAGGACCCGTTCTCCATGATCGTGCTGGCCCTCGCGCTGTGCCTCATGATGGAGACGGCGACCCAGTTCGCGCACGTCAACGACCGCCGCCGCAAGCGGAAGGTCCAGGGCTGGCTCGACCTCGACGACACCGAGGCCTCCCCGGTCGAGGCCGCCGCCCCGGTCGCCCCGTCACCGGCGCCGGCCCCGGCACCCCGCCCCACCGCCACCGGCCCCGCGACGACCGGCCCCGCCGGCCCCACGGGCACCGGCACCACCGGACCCCACACCCCCGACGACGGGTACTTCGACGATGTCCTCTGA
- a CDS encoding polyprenol monophosphomannose synthase, giving the protein MEANTRPSDHTLVIIPTFNEKENLPLIVDRVRTSEPERVDILVVDDNSPDGTGDVADALSAADDHVHVMHREGKGGLGGAYIAGFHWALDRGYDVVCEMDADGSHAPEQLHLLLDEIDAGADLVMGSRYVKGGRTVNWPVSRQFLSKGGNAYIAIALGAGIHDITGGYRAYRREVLEGIDLDAVDSAGYVFQVDLAWRAVEEAFDVREVPITFTEREIGESKMSGNIVSEAMTKVTVWGVRHRARQIRDITGAFWDLGVKTVRHHFAS; this is encoded by the coding sequence GTGGAAGCTAATACCCGGCCCAGCGATCACACGCTGGTCATCATCCCGACGTTCAACGAGAAGGAGAACCTCCCCCTGATCGTCGACCGCGTCCGGACCTCGGAGCCCGAGCGGGTCGACATCCTCGTCGTCGACGACAACAGCCCCGACGGCACCGGTGACGTCGCCGACGCGCTGTCCGCGGCGGACGACCACGTCCACGTCATGCACCGCGAGGGCAAGGGCGGGCTCGGCGGCGCGTACATCGCCGGCTTCCACTGGGCCCTCGACCGGGGGTACGACGTCGTCTGCGAGATGGACGCGGACGGCTCCCACGCCCCGGAGCAGCTGCACCTCCTTCTCGACGAGATCGACGCCGGGGCGGACCTCGTCATGGGGTCCCGGTACGTCAAGGGCGGCCGGACCGTCAACTGGCCGGTGAGCCGGCAGTTCCTCTCGAAGGGCGGCAACGCGTACATCGCGATCGCCCTCGGCGCGGGGATCCACGACATCACGGGCGGCTACCGTGCGTACCGCCGCGAGGTCCTCGAGGGGATCGACCTCGACGCGGTGGACTCCGCCGGGTACGTCTTCCAGGTCGACCTCGCGTGGCGGGCCGTGGAGGAGGCGTTCGACGTCCGCGAGGTGCCGATCACGTTCACCGAGCGTGAGATCGGCGAGTCGAAGATGAGCGGCAACATCGTCTCCGAGGCGATGACGAAGGTCACGGTGTGGGGCGTCCGGCACCGGGCCCGCCAGATCCGTGACATCACCGGGGCGTTCTGGGACCTCGGCGTGAAGACGGTCCGGCACCACTTCGCCTCCTGA
- a CDS encoding M24 family metallopeptidase: MSERSSIFPPETFRSRLDRVADLVESRGLDGALITPGPDLEYLLDSRIATHERFAGLVVTPGRRVMVVPAVDAADMRSSVAGAIGVDVVGWSDGEDPYALVPAGDVAVSASTTADHLTLLMDRGLRPVNATTVLRDVFMRKEEAEIGELRRAAHAIDEVHRQVPAILRAGVTENEVAAELEALILAEHRSVDFIIVGSGPHGADPHHDHSDRVIRDGDVVVVDIGGTLDTGYHSDCTRTYVVGEPDDRQREMYAVLQAAQQRGLDVARPGVTAQEVDRAVRQVIDEAGYGEYVIHRTGHGIGLSGHEEPFIIEGNDLVLEESMAFSVEPGLYVPGSWGARIEDIIVLTADGHEQLNVTTHDLVHVPAEGGAATGAGR, translated from the coding sequence ATGAGCGAACGCAGCAGCATCTTCCCCCCGGAGACCTTCCGGTCCCGTCTCGACCGCGTCGCCGACCTCGTGGAGAGCCGCGGTCTCGACGGCGCCCTCATCACGCCCGGCCCGGACCTCGAGTACCTGCTCGACTCCCGGATCGCGACGCACGAGCGCTTCGCCGGGCTCGTCGTCACCCCCGGACGCCGCGTCATGGTCGTCCCGGCGGTCGACGCCGCGGACATGCGGTCGTCGGTCGCCGGCGCGATCGGCGTCGACGTCGTCGGCTGGTCGGACGGGGAGGACCCGTACGCGCTCGTCCCGGCGGGCGACGTCGCCGTCAGCGCGTCGACGACGGCCGACCACCTCACGCTCCTCATGGACCGGGGCCTGCGGCCGGTCAACGCGACGACGGTCCTGCGCGACGTGTTCATGCGCAAGGAGGAGGCGGAGATCGGGGAGCTCCGCCGGGCGGCTCACGCCATCGACGAGGTCCACCGCCAGGTCCCCGCGATCCTGCGGGCCGGCGTCACGGAGAACGAGGTCGCCGCCGAACTCGAGGCCCTCATCCTCGCGGAGCACCGCAGCGTCGACTTCATCATCGTCGGCTCCGGGCCACACGGTGCCGACCCGCACCACGACCACTCCGACCGGGTCATCCGTGACGGCGACGTCGTCGTCGTCGACATCGGCGGGACCCTCGACACCGGCTACCACTCCGACTGCACCCGGACCTACGTCGTCGGGGAGCCGGACGACCGGCAGCGGGAGATGTACGCGGTCCTCCAGGCCGCCCAGCAGCGGGGGCTCGACGTCGCCCGCCCCGGGGTCACGGCCCAGGAGGTGGACCGGGCGGTGCGGCAGGTCATCGACGAGGCCGGGTACGGGGAGTACGTCATCCACCGCACCGGGCACGGCATCGGCCTGTCCGGTCACGAGGAGCCGTTCATCATCGAGGGCAACGACCTCGTGCTCGAGGAGTCCATGGCCTTCTCCGTCGAGCCGGGGCTCTACGTCCCGGGGTCGTGGGGCGCGCGGATCGAGGACATCATCGTCCTCACCGCCGACGGCCACGAGCAGCTCAACGTCACCACGCACGACCTCGTGCACGTGCCCGCGGAGGGCGGCGCGGCGACGGGGGCCGGCCGGTGA